The sequence CTCGCCGCCGCCCTGCACGAAGGACGCCGGCTGCTGGTCCTCAGCGCCGACGCCACCACCCCGGCCGAGGTCGCCGCCCTGCTGCGCGACCGCGGCTTCGGCCCCAGCCCGATGCGGGTGCTGGAACAGCTCGGCGGCGAGGGCGAGGCGTGCGTCCAGGGCACGGCGCAGACCTGGTCCCACCCGGCGGGCGACCCGCTCAACGTCATCGCCGTCGAGTGCCGCAGGGCCCCCGGCGCCCCGCGCCTCGGCGCCGTACCGGGCCTGCCCGACGAGGCGTACGCGCACGACGGCCAGCTCACCAAGCGGCACGTGCGGGCCGCCACCCTCGGCGTGCTCGCCCCCGCACCCGGTGAACTCCTGTGGGACATCGGCGGCGGCTCCGGATCGATCGCCATCGAGTGGATGCGCACCCACCCCTCCTGCCGGGCCGTCACCGTCGAACGCGACCCGGTGAGGGCGGCCCGCATCGCGGACAACGCCGACCGGCTCGGCGTCCCCGGCCTGCGCGTCGTCACCGGCCGCGCCCCCGACTGCCTGGCCGGGCTCCCCGCCCCCGACGCCGTGTTCATCGGCGGCGGACTCACCGCGCCCGGCCTCCTCGACACCTGCCTGCGGGCGCTCCCGCCCGGCGGCCGGCTGGTCGCCAACACCGTCACGCTGGAGTCCGAGGCGGTCCTCGCCGCCCAGCACCGCGAGCACGGCGGCGACTTGGTCCGCCTCGCCGTGGCCCACGCCGTGCCGGT comes from Streptomyces sp. Mut1 and encodes:
- the cbiE gene encoding precorrin-6y C5,15-methyltransferase (decarboxylating) subunit CbiE; amino-acid sequence: MTPEPPEPPLPPAVTVVGIGADGWAGLSGAARAELEAAQVLIGAGRQLDLLPPRCAGRRVPWPSPLRPAVPGLLAAHAAGRTAVLASGDPMFYGIGRALTEVLGAGRLRVLPHPSSVSYACARVGWPLEDTEVVTLVGRPAARLAAALHEGRRLLVLSADATTPAEVAALLRDRGFGPSPMRVLEQLGGEGEACVQGTAQTWSHPAGDPLNVIAVECRRAPGAPRLGAVPGLPDEAYAHDGQLTKRHVRAATLGVLAPAPGELLWDIGGGSGSIAIEWMRTHPSCRAVTVERDPVRAARIADNADRLGVPGLRVVTGRAPDCLAGLPAPDAVFIGGGLTAPGLLDTCLRALPPGGRLVANTVTLESEAVLAAQHREHGGDLVRLAVAHAVPVGTFTGWRQAMPVTQWSVRKPGTCPADLRGPTTPGTHSRRTPESPEYVQYEGDPGARREHAPDAAG